A region of Kribbella sp. NBC_01245 DNA encodes the following proteins:
- a CDS encoding DUF6602 domain-containing protein, translating to MTSRDERLRAAFLQKQRQLLVALEIVPELTAHGTTIGDDSEANWVRVLREFLPARYGVAAGIVMDADGNMSEQMDVLIYDPQYSPLLAQTSAGDLFVPAEAIYAAFEVKQEMNKTLMDYAGKKVASVRRLRRTSIPIPHAGGMYPAKPPVDIIGGMVTTRNGWSDLEGKAAVQQIMGLPGDRRIDIGCALAAISFDRPDDPEADVPEYSDDETTLLFFLFRLFRRLQRLGTVAAIDISSYTNRLDLSAEPLSSDELTPESLNLEPKLGDA from the coding sequence ATGACGAGCAGAGACGAGCGATTGCGGGCAGCCTTCCTGCAGAAGCAACGCCAGCTGCTGGTCGCTCTTGAAATCGTGCCCGAACTGACGGCCCATGGAACGACGATCGGTGATGACTCTGAAGCAAACTGGGTTCGGGTGCTCCGCGAGTTCCTTCCTGCCCGTTATGGGGTGGCTGCGGGAATTGTCATGGATGCCGACGGCAACATGAGTGAGCAAATGGACGTGCTTATCTACGACCCCCAGTATTCGCCGCTCCTAGCTCAGACTTCTGCAGGTGATCTCTTCGTACCGGCCGAGGCGATCTACGCCGCATTCGAAGTCAAGCAGGAGATGAACAAGACGCTGATGGACTATGCGGGGAAAAAGGTCGCGAGTGTTCGGCGACTGCGCCGCACGAGCATCCCTATCCCGCACGCAGGTGGAATGTATCCAGCCAAGCCCCCGGTCGACATCATTGGCGGCATGGTCACCACAAGGAACGGGTGGTCGGATTTGGAGGGGAAAGCCGCTGTCCAGCAGATCATGGGACTACCCGGCGATCGGCGCATTGATATTGGGTGCGCCCTGGCAGCGATTTCCTTCGATCGCCCGGACGACCCAGAAGCCGATGTGCCCGAGTACAGCGATGATGAAACTACACTCCTCTTCTTTCTCTTCCGCTTGTTTCGCCGGCTGCAACGTCTAGGCACCGTTGCGGCGATCGACATCAGCTCATACACGAACCGACTCGACTTGAGCGCCGAGCCGCTGAGCTCAGACGAGTTGACGCCCGAAAGTCTTAACCTCGAACCCAAGCTCGGAGACGCCTGA
- the cutA gene encoding divalent cation tolerance protein CutA, which produces MTSPPPTTVEGSAHSEVQGPATSVFWHECEYGEAEEWQVTLKTAEKRYSELESHLRREHSWQNPEVSATALVAGSAEYLAWIDRTTNN; this is translated from the coding sequence CTGACGTCCCCGCCCCCCACGACTGTCGAGGGCTCGGCACATAGCGAGGTCCAAGGGCCTGCCACGTCTGTCTTCTGGCACGAATGTGAGTACGGGGAAGCCGAGGAGTGGCAAGTCACACTCAAGACGGCCGAGAAGAGGTACTCGGAGTTGGAGTCTCACCTTCGCCGTGAGCACTCATGGCAGAACCCTGAGGTTTCAGCTACTGCACTGGTGGCAGGTTCAGCTGAATATCTGGCCTGGATTGATCGAACGACGAATAACTAA